The Uranotaenia lowii strain MFRU-FL unplaced genomic scaffold, ASM2978415v1 HiC_scaffold_372, whole genome shotgun sequence genomic interval CacttgtcgtttttttttgcatagcaCTTCCAACAGGAAAAGGCCATGGATTAGTCGTTCAATATAACAAGTCTAAGAATACAACTTCTAAAATGGGTTCATTGGCATACATTAATAAGTGAGTATGATGCAATCGATCAATTGCTTTCGTATTTGGGATTGGAAGGTGTGAAGAAtcaaataaactcttttttccatttttcaatcTGTACGAAACTGTAGCTCATACTATTTCAGTGGGTATATAAACTGAAGATCGTGAAATCCTGAATCATTCTCAAATTTACCACaatctgaaacatttgtttCCCAGCTCCAATCCAATCAGCAATCATGAAGGTAATATCTGCTTCTCCTTTTAACTAAATGGTAGATATATTTTAGTGAaacctttttccatttttcagtgCATCGCAGCTGTAGTCATGATGGTCCTGGCCGTGGCCGTTGAGGGAACCTACTACCCGTTGGCTTACTCCGCTCCTCTGGCCTACAGCGTTGCTCCAACCGTCGTCCAGCAAAACCACGGATACGGATACCCATTGGCCTACTCCGGATACGGATATGGAGGATACGCTCCAATCTCCTATGCTGCCCAGGCTTCCGTCCCAACTGCCTATGCCGCCTACGCTGCCCCAGCTCCAGTGGCCGTCGTTGCCCAGCGTGAAGCTCGTTATGTGGCCGCCAACCGTGGAGCCGTTCATGATGCCCCACTCCAAGGACATGCCGTCTCCCAGCAGTCCTTGAATCTGCAGCCCGCCCCAGGAACTCTGTAAAAAGCAGTGCTGAATGCTGTTGATACAAATTTGGACCTGATAGTGTTAATTTGATGTTTGGAATTGGAATAAATGTGATATAattgcaaaatttcttatagtTACATTCATCAAACGAAAAGAACTTAACCTTAaaccaaaaatatataaaaaaaactttgaaaaagctCACAATGTATGAGAAAAGTGTAAGCCAAAGGATTTTACAGATTCACTTGAAAAACATTGCACTTCTTTTAAGGAaaattgatgcaaaaaaaaatcatttaacttggaaaatcaagagaatttgatggtttatatttttactgaaaacaaaacatgaccaaaatgtcaaaaatgtgaaaaatgacaaaaatgtcaaaaatgtcaaaaatgtcaaaaatgtcaaaaatgtcaaaaatgtcaaaaatgtcaaaaatgtcaaaaatgtcaaaaatgtcaaaaatgtcaaaaatgtcaaaaatgtcaaaaatgtgaaaaatgacaaaaatgtcaaaaatgtcaaaaatgtcaaaaatgtcaaaaatgttaaaaatgtcaaaaatgtcaaaaatgtcaaaaatgtcaaaaatgtcaaaaatgtcaaaaatgtcaaaaatgtcaaaaatgtcaaaaatgtcaaaaatgtcaaaaatgtcaaaaatgtcaaaaatgtcaaaaatgtcaaaaatgtcaaaaatgtcaaaaatgtcaaaaatgtcaaaaatgacaaaaatgtcaaaaatgtcaaaaatgtcaaaaatgtcaaaaatgtcaaaaatgtcaaaaatgtcaaaaatgtcaaaaatgtcaaaaatgtcaaaaatgtcaaaaatgtcaaaaatgtcaaaaatgtcaaaaatgtcaaaaatgtcaaaaatgtcaaaaatgtcaaacatgccaaaaatgtcaaaaatgtcaaaaatgtcaaaaatgtcaaaaatgtcaaaaatgtcaaaaatgtcaaaaatgtcaaaaatgtcaaaaatgttaaaaatgtcaaaaatgtcaaaaatgtcaaaaatgtcaaaaatgtcaaaaatgtcaaaaatgtcaaaaatgtcaaaaatgtcaaaaatgtcaaaaatgtcaaaaatgtcaaaaatgtcaaaaatgtcaaaaatgtcaaaaatgtcaaaaatgtcaaaaatgtcaaaaatgtcaaaaatgtcaaaaatgtcaaaaatgtcaaaaatgtcaaaaatgtcaaaaaggtcaaaaatgtcaaaaatgtcaaaaatgtcacaactgtcaaaaatgtcaaaagtgtcaaaagtgtcaaaagtgtcaaaaatgtcaaaaatgtcgaaaatgacaaaaaatacaaaaattacaaaaatgacaaaaatgacaaaatgacaaaaatgacaaaaatgaaaaaaattacaaaaatgacaaaaatgaccaaaattacaaaaatttcaaaaatgacaaaaaatacaaaaataacaaaaataacaaaactaacaaaaattacaaaaattacaaaaataacaaaaattacaaaaattacaaaaattacaaaaataacaaaaataacaaaaataacaaaaattacaaaaattacaaaaattacaaaaattacaaaaattacaaaaattacaaaaatgacaaaaatgacaaaaatgacaaaaatgacaaaaatgacaaaaatgacaaaaatgacaaaaatgacaaaaatgacaaaaatgacaaaaatgacaaaaatgacaaaaatgacaaaaatgacaaaaatgacaaaaatgacaaaaatgacaaaaatgacaaaaatgacaaaaatgacaaaaatgacaaaaatgacaaaaatgacaaaaatgacaaaaatgacaaaaatgacaaaaatgacaaaaatgacaaaaatgacaaaaatgacaaaaatgacaaaaatgacaaaaatgacaaaaatgacaaaaatgacaaaaatgacaaaaatgacaaaaatgacaaaaatgacaaaaatgacaaaaatgacaaaaattacaaaaatgacaaaaatgacaaaaatgacaaaaatgacaaaaattacaaaaatgacaaaaatgacaaaaatgacaaaaatgacaaaaatgacaaaaatgacaaaaatgacaaaaatgacaaaaatgacaaaaatgacaaaaatgacaaaaatgacaaaaatgacaaaaatgacaaaaatgacaaaaatgacaaaaatgacaaaaatgacaaaaatgacaaaaatgacaaaaatgacaaaaatgacaaaaatgacaaaaatgacaaaaatgacaaaaatgacaaaaatgacaaaaatgacaaaaatgacaaaaatgacaaaaatgacaaaaatgacaaaaatgacaaaaatgacaaaaatgacaaaaatgacaaaaatgacaaaaatgacaaaaatgacaaaaatgacaaaaatgacaaaaatgacaaaaatgacaaaaatgacaaaaatgacaaaaatgacaaaaatgacaaaaatgacaaaaatgacaaaaatgacaaaaatgacaaaaatgacaaaaatgacaaaaatgacaaaaatgacaaaaatgacaaaaatgacaaaaatgacaaaaatgacaaaaatgacaaaaatgacaaaaatgacaaaaatgacaaaaatgacaaaaatgacaaaaatgacaaaaatgacaaaaatgacaaaaatgacaaaaatgacaaaaatgacaaaaatgacaaaaatgacaaaaatgacaaaaatgacaaaaatgacaaaaatgacaaaaatgacaaaaatgacaaatatgacaaaaatgacaaaaatgacaaaaatgacaaaaatgacaaaaatgacaaaaatgacaaaaatgacaacaatgacaaaaatgacaaaaatgacaaaaatgacaaaaatgacaaaaatgacaaaaatgacaaaaatgacaaaaatgacaaaaatgacaaaaatgacaaaaatgacaaaaatgacaaaaatgacaaaaatgacaaaaatgacaaaaataacgtttCAAGatgtttttatcgattttttttataaatttatccaACAGTTTATTGGAAACTTTATTTCCATGGGTGGTATGCtggtttttgtttgcttttcgaTGAGTGTGCTGAGGCAAAACGAAATATCTCATGTTCCCGTATTTGGTATCAGTTCAAAGTTTAGAAATGCTTTGAGTTAAAGTATATCTGTAGAATTCTACTAGAATGGCTTGTTAGAATATAATTGATTCCAATTTCTCAGCAAAGAggatttagaaaattaaaatgtaGCATTTTTACAATTCAATGAGATTGATCGATGGGAAgaagattgaaatttaatttctttcaagATGGGAGTGATAATTtaagaagaaattttaattttgttgcagaaaattaatattatttgtttttatatgaATTACCACAAGTAGTTATTCTTGTAGGCCAGTCCATTTCCGTACCCATATCCTACATAAGCATAGTTGTTCCACAGACCATCGTTAACGATTTTGGCGGATCCAGTGGTCAGAACTGGAGCGGAATAACCCCACTGATTACCATATACTGAAGATGGCCATCCCCAGTTTCCGTAAGATTCTGCAACGGCCGGGTATCCGGAGTATTTGTCCAGCACTACCGATGGAAGGACTGCTGCGCTCTTTCCATACACTCCGTATGGTGGCCAAACTGAGGTGCTCACGGGAACCTGATGGGACACAACGGAAGTCGTCGGAATGTAAGATGGTTCAGCAGCGACTGCCAACACCAAGGCGAAAAGGGCGACGAACAcctgaacaaaaattaataattcattAATTAAACTATTAAACACATTACTGAGCACAAATGCTACCTTCATTTTGGTATAAACTTGATGAGTTCAACTTCAAACGACAACTGATAACTTAACTATAGGTTTTAAACAAGCTTTTATACTTCTTGAAATATATTGGTCGAACGTACACGAAATTAGGGACTTCCTCAAAATTGCGAAAATGAAAGTGACCATCCGTAATTAGGTCAGGATGGAACGCGCAATCACTGGTAATCGAATAAGTATAAAAACATTGAAGCTAGAATCAAAGAGACACAGTTCAGTTCAAGAAGTTaaccaaaccaaaacaactCATCAAACCAACCATAACAATGAAGGTGAGTAAAATTAATGATTGTTCACTTTTCAATAAAAcaacttataccgtatttgtttatgccgaggcatccactagtgttgcactggtgcaccactaggtgctgtcaaactgtttgtttattcggacggtgttgcactggttttgacctggtgttgcactgccatcgggcggtgttgccccgaaaattttgtcagtgttgcgagagagcgtgtgagtgagtgaggtagcaatacactggcaacgatttgtgtttgtttttgtcggttACGGTGGACCActgatcgaggggagaaaacaaatacggtattagtcgATTGTTTTGCAGGTGATTTTCGCACTCATCGTCGTCAGCTTGGCTGTTTTAAGTCATGCTTCTTACTTGCCAGCAACTTCAGTTTGGCCTCACAGCAATGGTGATTGGAACTCCTGGAACAACTGGAACAGCAGGAATGGCCTCAACTCCTGGACTGGTGCTCATTTGGGATTAACTGGAGGATACCCATATTCCTACTACAACAACCAGTGGGCGTCTCCTTCGGTGTATAACGGAGGATTGTACGGAGGTCACAAGACTGTGGTTCAGGCCAACGTTGTCAATGGTGGTCATCCATGGGGACAACCCTGGGGAACTTATGGAGCCGGTGTCTATGGATGGGGAGGTTATCCCCATCATGGATATGCCAAGACCGTTGTTCCGGTGGAAAACCAGGTTGCGGCCACTCCAGGATCGGTTCATGTGGCACCTGTTCCAGTCGATGGACTGCAGGTTGTGGGTGGTCATTAATGTATGAAGACTGTTGTCTTGTGGAATTGACTTAATAAATTGTGATATATTTTCTGCAAACATGTATTTATTGAAGACAtaatatttggtaaaaattgcccttattctttgccgcgcgtgaggtgacgatagtcgagtcgctTCACGTTCACGTgactcttgtcaccttattctgCTAGTCGAAGTAGGTTAGGTGACAGCAATGGGGTAGATACACTGTTACTAAAGTGGTGCAAGAGAACTTACACTATTGCACGTCCGAGGAAAAAAATATCGGGCATAGAGCTGAATTCTTAACCTGGCTATTATTTTGTTCCGGTAATTTCGGATCTATTTGAGAcggattactattttttttgcaGCAGTATTAATCAGCTCAACTGAAAGTGTATTAAATctttaagatgtttaaaatatttgttaagaCTAAGATtacttacaaattttatagttaaCCTTCTCTCCTTAGGCTTTTACTGACAGGATTTAATCTTCCCTTGATCTTCTTCTCCAAACTGCCTTAAATCAACAATGATTGTGTCTTTATGCAAAGCGGAGAAGGTATTTTTATCTGATTGATAGTTCTGACTTCTTTGAGGTTATGTTTGATTTGTTAATCAAACTAACTTGTGAGTTATTGCATTTAATGCAATTTATCTTAGCTGTATCAGGTAAGTATTTTGGTAAGTATTCAGGTAAGTAGTTGAGTTATTATACTCACAGtttccttattttaaattttcaggttTGGGCTAATAATTGCCTAACGTGCCAATTCGATCTCCTCGTGTCCTATATTCGTAAGTAGTTTTTGGGtatatatttatgtttttattatttgaaagtgATTATTACTAACCGTGGATGATACTTCTAGTAGTAAAGCACTTTGCAATTAAAGCCACTTATAATCTTAAGGATTTTAACtatattttaatctaaatagCAAGCCTTTTGCACCAGGTGGTTGATTTTCAGCACTCAAACTATCTATCTTGTTATTTGGTTAGTTCTACTTCTACCCAGAGTTGCCATCAAGTTTTGATGGTCATTCTAAATTGACACATGGCTATGGGCTGCCTCAACACCCCCCACCCGTAACTCCGGCCAACCCCTGGTCCGGGTTTACCTTATCCATCTAACTCCAGCACAGCTAGGTTAACTACGCTCCGACGGTTTACTCCGCTTGCAGTTCTAATTAGAGCCTGTCGAGTCTTTCCATCCGGTCCCTCAACTAAGTCCTCAACGATTCCTCGGGTCCACTGCTTCCTATTTTTACCAGACACGACATACACGAGATCGTTTTTCTTGATTGCCCTTTGTTCTTGAAACCACTTCGTACGCCGATTTATCGTTGGAAGATATTCCTTTAACCAACGTTGCCATGCTTTATCTGCCAAGTACTGAGACCTCCGAAAAATGCTCCTCAATGCATCTGCTAGTTCAGTCTCATTTTCGGGTTTGAAATCGTCCGCTTTGACTGTTCTCAAGAAATGATTAGGAGTCAATGCTTCTTCTTCGAACACTTCTTGTGATTTGTACGTCAGAGGTCGAAGATTAATCATGTCTTGAACCTCAGATAGCGTTGTCCACAGAATCTCATCGGTAAGCTTTCTTCCATCATTTAGCACTTTCATTGATTCCTTCACTGAACGTACCATCCTTTCCCAGATGCCTCCCATATGAGGGGTACCAGGAGGATTGAAATGCCATTTTGTTCGAGAGCTCGAGAATGCTTCAGCACATCTATAGTTGATTTCTTTTTGCATCTCATTCCAGGCTCCTGTGAAGTTAGTCCCATTGTCGGAAAAAAATCAGTCGGAAAATCCTTGTTTGCGGATGAAACTGCGAATTGCCATGAGACACGA includes:
- the LOC129760025 gene encoding adult cuticle protein 1-like; protein product: MKCIAAVVMMVLAVAVEGTYYPLAYSAPLAYSVAPTVVQQNHGYGYPLAYSGYGYGGYAPISYAAQASVPTAYAAYAAPAPVAVVAQREARYVAANRGAVHDAPLQGHAVSQQSLNLQPAPGTL
- the LOC129760022 gene encoding uncharacterized protein LOC129760022; amino-acid sequence: MKVIFALIVVSLAVLSHASYLPATSVWPHSNGDWNSWNNWNSRNGLNSWTGAHLGLTGGYPYSYYNNQWASPSVYNGGLYGGHKTVVQANVVNGGHPWGQPWGTYGAGVYGWGGYPHHGYAKTVVPVENQVAATPGSVHVAPVPVDGLQVVGGH